A single region of the Brachypodium distachyon strain Bd21 chromosome 3, Brachypodium_distachyon_v3.0, whole genome shotgun sequence genome encodes:
- the LOC100824620 gene encoding vesicle transport protein SFT2B, producing the protein MDRMRDALERAKMLVGMEVDEESALPPPEEQSFYDDINRHCTLNTTQRLYGFAICLAAGLTCTFLSMLVFFNPVKFGVTFTLGNMMALGSTAFLIGPKRQFDMMLDSVRIYATAIYIASIIVALFCALLVHSKVLTLLAIILEFGALVWYSLSYIPFARSVVSKVMTSCFDTEF; encoded by the exons ATGGACAGGATGCGGGACGCCCTGGAGCGGGCCAAGATGCTGGTCGGCATGGAGGTCGACGAGGAGTCcgctctgccgccgcccgagGAGCAGTCCTTCTACGACGACATCAACCGGCACTGCACCCTCAACACCACCCAG AGGCTGTATGGTTTTGCGATATGCTTGGCTGCCGGTTTGACGTGCACTTTCTTG TCGATGCTTGTTTTCTTTAACCCTGTGAAATTTGGGGTTACATTCACACTTGGCAATATGATGGCACTCGGAAG TACAGCATTTCTTATAGGTCCCAAGAGGCAATTTGATATGATGCTTGATTCTGTGCGCATATATGCCACTGCGATATACATTGCAAGCATCATAGTTGCTCTATTCTGCGCTCTCTTA GTTCACAGTAAGGTGTTGACTCTACTTGCCATCATTTTGGAATTTGGTGCCCTTGTCTG GTACAGTCTGAGCTATATACCCTTTGCACGATCAGTTGTTTCAAAAGTGATGACGTCTTGCTTCGACACTGAATTCTAG
- the LOC100834217 gene encoding uncharacterized protein LOC100834217: MGGFVDPFIPSPAWPQDMVFPGSSWAGSSAQGMGFHHLQNGSSPTQLITDKELAAATVFPAGNNAKLHDHEQQLLLRSTDDLDYTLCSILGGQNVSLTDSAPVLCSSSNESSGSEQSGAAGVLPQFLMGERHPVPVAWASGYAGEETPQSFGFPGDDLLHEAAPNGYQQLGTVAPAQLQLHDDAKFSAGKLLSFAPGQQQIRPDIDTLQQEFGSGLRHLNLVPGAQLAPFNPKQCAEDGRNGNGVAVGGGAPKARVRARRGQATDPHSIAERLRREKISDRMKNLQELVPNSNKTDKASMLEEIIEYIKFLQLQTKVLSMSRLGATDALVPLLMDSHNESSGLVMGSPKSGAAAGGKGHAGHRQTDSDDFVEDKVVLEQEVAQMMEDNMTMAMQYLQNRGLCLMPITLASAISVQKGTFSATVRPENGGKDDVKRVPTVLPSQKEVKSRPNVA; encoded by the exons ATGGGCGGCTTCGTGGATCCCTTCATCCCGTCGCCGGCATGGCCTCAGGACATGGTGTTCCCCGGCTCGTCGTGGGCCGGTTCGTCAGCCCAAGGCATGGGCTTCCACCACCTCCAGAACGGCTCCTCGCCGACGCAGCTGATCACGGACAAAGAACTCGCCGCCGCAACCGTGTTTCCTGCCGGCAACAACGCGAAGCTGCACGACcacgagcagcagctgctgttgCGGAGCACCGACGACCTGGACTACACGCTGTGCTCGATCCTGGGCGGCCAGAACGTGTCGCTGACGGACAGTGCCCCGGTGCTCTGCAGCAGCTCCAACGAGAGCAGCGGGAGCGAGCAGTCAGGCGCCGCGGGCGTCCTGCCTCAGTTCCTCATGGGAGAGCGGCATCCGGTTCCGGTCGCCTGGGCCTCGGGCTACGCGGGCGAGGAAACGCCGCAGAGCTTCGGCTTCCCCGGCGACGATCTCCTGCACGAGGCTGCCCCGAACGGGTACCAGCAGCTAGGCACCGTGGCCCCGGCGCAGCTGCAGCTACAC GATGATGCCAAGTTCAGCGCTGGCAAGCTGCTGTCTTTCGCTCCTGGGCAGCAGCAAATCCGTCCCGACATCGACACTCTGCAGCAG GAGTTTGGCAGCGGTCTGCGCCACCTCAACCTGGTGCCTGGGGCACAACTTGCACCTTTCAACCCCAAGCAG TGCGCTGAAGATGGCAGGAACGGCAATGGGGTCGCCGTCGGTGGAGGCGCTCCGAAGGCTCGTGTGAGGGCTCGCCGGGGCCAGGCCACGGATCCGCACAGCATCGCCGAGAGG CTCCGGAGGGAGAAGATCTCCGACAGGATGAAGAATCTGCAAGAACTCGTTCCAAACTCCAACAAG ACGGACAAGGCGTCTATGCTTGAAGAGATCATCGAATACATAAAGTTTCTTCAGTTACAAACCAAG GTTCTCAGCATGAGCAGGCTGGGCGCGACCGATGCTTTGGTTCCACTTCTGATGGACTCCCATAATGAG AGCTCTGGGCTCGTCATGGGGTCCCCGAAatcaggagcagcagcaggaggaaagGGGCACGCAGGCCACCGACAAACCGATTCCGATGATTTCGTGGAGGACAAAGTGGTGTTGGAGCAGGAGGTGGCACAGATGATGGAGGATAACATGACGATGGCGATGCAGTACCTGCAGAACAGGGGCCTCTGCCTCATGCCCATCACGCTGGCGTCGGCGATATCGGTCCAGAAGGGGACTTTCTCCGCCACGGTCCGTCCGGAGAACGGCGGCAAGGACGACGTGAAGAGGGTGCCCACTGTCCTTCCCTCCCAAAAGGAGGTGAAGTCCAGACCCAATGTTGCCTGA
- the LOC106866305 gene encoding protein SENESCENCE-ASSOCIATED GENE 21, mitochondrial, whose amino-acid sequence MARAQVTRLLSLSRRGYAASAGAERASAMAARISATEGAAGREIFWMRDPKTGNWIPENRFAEVDAAELRAQLLSRKGTAPNPAQF is encoded by the exons ATGGCGCGCGCTCAGGTCACCAGGCTGCTCTCGCTCAG CCGGCGGGGCTACGCCGCCTCGGCTGGGGCAGAGCGCGcgtcggcgatggcggcgaggaTCTCGGCCACggagggcgccgccggcagggagATCTTCTGGATGAGGGACCCCAAGACGGGCAACTGGATCCCCGAGAACCGGTTCGCCGAAGTTgacgccgccgagctccgggCGCAGCTGCTATCCAGAAAGGGCACTGCCCCCAATCCCGCCCAATTCTGA